The window GCATCCAACTGTTGGAGCTGGCTATCATTCAGCTCTTGGTGAATGGCCGGTGGTGCTTGAACAGCCTCAGCTAAGCCCATAGGGCTTGGTTGGCTGTAGCCTGTTATGGGCAGCAACAGTAAGAACATTACCATAGAGGGGTGTCGTAACATCAGATTACCCAAATACAATCTTGGCCACTTCGGTATATTTTTTCACAAAGTGGACGGTGAACCCTTCACGAATATGGTCTGGGACCTCTTCATAATCCTTACGACATGCCTCAGGGATAATCAGTTCACGGATACCTACCCGGCGGGCTGCAATAACTTTTTCCCGTACACCACCAACCGCAAGAACACTACCGGTCAATGTAATCTCCCCGGTCATGGCCAAGCGGCGTGGCAGCGGCTGGTTGCGAGCCAGGCTGAGCAGGGCTGTGGTCATGGTTATACCGGCTGATGGACCATCCTTAGGCGTGGCGCCTTCTGGTACATGCAGGTGAATATTCCCCTTAAGCCGACCAGGATCCCCACCCAGCTTTTTACCGTTGGATTGCATAAAGCTAAAAGCGATGCGCGCGGACTCTTTCATCACATCACCCAGCTGACCTGTTAGCAGCATGGTGTTGCCTTCAGTCGTGGTTTGCACCGCTTCAATATCCAGGGTGGCACCACCCAGAGCTGTCCAGGCCAAGCCGGTGACAATACCAACCCCTTTAAGGGGTTTTTCTTCGCGGAAATCCGGTTTGCCTAAAAAATCTTCCAGTTCTTGCTGGCCAACTTTAATCGGCAGGGGTACCTCTTCAAGTACTTTGACGGCGGCTTTGCGGGCAATGCTGCCGATTTTCTGTTCCAGTCGGCGTACGCCAGCTTCACGGGCGTAACCTTCAATAATCCCTTTTAATGCGCCGTTGCTCATGCGTAGTTGGGATTTATCCAGGCCATTTTTCTCCAGCTGCTTGGGTAGCAGGTGGTTACGGGCAATTTTAACTTTTTCAGAGGTGATATAGCCAGACAGACGGATAACCTCCATGCGGTCCAGGAGCGGCCGGGGAATGGTATCTAACTGGTTGGCGGTACAGATAAAGAGCACTTTGGAGAGGTCAAAGCGGACATCCATATAGTGATCAAGAAACTCTGAGTTCTGCTCGGGATCCAGCACTTCCAGCAGAGCTGAGGCTGGATCACCTTGGAAGCTGGCCCCAATTTTATCCACCTCATCCAGCATAATTAGTGGGTTGGCCACTTTGGTATGCTTAATGGCCTGTACAAACTTACCTGGCATGGCGCCAACATAGGTACGTCGGTGGCCTTTGATCTCAGCTTCATCGCGCATACCGCCAACAGAAAAGCGGTAGAACTCCCGCCCAACAGCGTTGGCAACGGAGCGACCAATGGAGGTCTTACCGACACCAGGAGGACCCACCAAAAGAATAATGGAACCGCCAATTTCCCCTTTTAGCTTGCCGACCGCCAGAAACTCCAGAATACGTTCTTTAACATCTTCCAGACCATCATGATCACGGTCTAAAATACGACGAGCTCGACTGATATCCAGCTTATCGGTGGAGTGTACACCCCAAGGCAGGCTGGTTAGCCAGTCGACATAATTACGGGTCACGCCATATTCCGAGGAGCCCGTTTCAAGAATAGCCAGTTTATCCAGCTCTTCTTCAATTTTCTGTTCCGCCTCTTCCGTCAGGGTCAGTTGCTCAAGGCGCTCACGGAAGCGGTCAATTTCTGCGGTGCGATCATCTTTGGTAATCCCCAGCTCTTTTTGAATCTCTTTAAGCTGCTCCCGCAAGAAAAATTGCCGCTGGTGCTCGGCAATACCCTCTTCAACCTGACGCTGGATTTTATTTTGAAGTTTGACCACTTCCAGCTCTTTTTTGAGCAGGGTCAGAACCTTCTCCAGCCGTTCCATAATGGGTAAGGTCTCCAGGACCTCCTGCAACTCCTCACGGCTAGAAGAGGTCATGGAGGCCACAAAGTCTGCTAACCGGTCAGGTTCACTGAAATTATGGCGGGAGAGAAACATTTTAACCTGCTCTTGATAGAGCGAGTCATATTTTAAAATCTCTTTTAGCGTGTTGATAACCGCCATGGTGTAAGGTTTAAGCGCATCTGAATCCACCACAGAGACAGGATTATTATGGTGGGTAACCTGAGCGACGATCGGGGCCTTGGCGCTGACAATATCCCGCACCTCAAAACGCCATAAACCTTCAGCCAGCAGTTTGATCTGCTTGGTCTCTTCATTCACAGCGGCTTCCAAAATCCGCACGACCGTGCCGATCCCAAACAGCTGTTCAGAATCAAACACCTCCTGGCCATCTTCAGCGTGGCTGGCCAAGATGCCAAATAGGCGGCCATGGGCATCCATAGCCTGCTTGATGGTCTCGAAATACGGGGAACCTTCGACCTGAATAGGGGTAAGCATACCCGGAAAGAACGGGCGCCCGCCTAAAGGATAGATGACCAATTCAGTAGGTAGAGTGTTCTCAATACGGACCGGGGGGGTTGCATC of the Magnetococcus sp. PR-3 genome contains:
- the lon gene encoding endopeptidase La produces the protein MSDQRSDEPEIVDAIIEEAEGEGDNPASDATPPVRIENTLPTELVIYPLGGRPFFPGMLTPIQVEGSPYFETIKQAMDAHGRLFGILASHAEDGQEVFDSEQLFGIGTVVRILEAAVNEETKQIKLLAEGLWRFEVRDIVSAKAPIVAQVTHHNNPVSVVDSDALKPYTMAVINTLKEILKYDSLYQEQVKMFLSRHNFSEPDRLADFVASMTSSSREELQEVLETLPIMERLEKVLTLLKKELEVVKLQNKIQRQVEEGIAEHQRQFFLREQLKEIQKELGITKDDRTAEIDRFRERLEQLTLTEEAEQKIEEELDKLAILETGSSEYGVTRNYVDWLTSLPWGVHSTDKLDISRARRILDRDHDGLEDVKERILEFLAVGKLKGEIGGSIILLVGPPGVGKTSIGRSVANAVGREFYRFSVGGMRDEAEIKGHRRTYVGAMPGKFVQAIKHTKVANPLIMLDEVDKIGASFQGDPASALLEVLDPEQNSEFLDHYMDVRFDLSKVLFICTANQLDTIPRPLLDRMEVIRLSGYITSEKVKIARNHLLPKQLEKNGLDKSQLRMSNGALKGIIEGYAREAGVRRLEQKIGSIARKAAVKVLEEVPLPIKVGQQELEDFLGKPDFREEKPLKGVGIVTGLAWTALGGATLDIEAVQTTTEGNTMLLTGQLGDVMKESARIAFSFMQSNGKKLGGDPGRLKGNIHLHVPEGATPKDGPSAGITMTTALLSLARNQPLPRRLAMTGEITLTGSVLAVGGVREKVIAARRVGIRELIIPEACRKDYEEVPDHIREGFTVHFVKKYTEVAKIVFG